A stretch of the Vitis vinifera cultivar Pinot Noir 40024 chromosome 16, ASM3070453v1 genome encodes the following:
- the LOC100259163 gene encoding receptor-like protein EIX2 — translation MGPKFPAWLQTQRSLQSLYISNSGIVDAAPSWLWKWASQIPHVLHLSDNQISGDLSEVLLNNTQVDLSSNCFTGQLPHLSQNVIELRIANNPFPRRISSFLCRKVNGGSKLEVLNLSNNSLSGKLLNCLMYWPSLTHLNLGDNNLSGKIPNSIGSLFALKALHLYTNSFVRDIPVSLQNCAFLGLVDLAENKFSGNIPSWIGEMSTLMALSLRSNKFIGNIPPQICQLSSLIVLDLANNTLSGAIPNCINNFSTMARMDTAVDDNFKVLFDYNYLKYEDLSLVVKGRKSEYDSILGLVRTIDFSSNNLSGSIPTEISCLSGLRFLNLSQNHLIGRIPEKVGSMETLESLDLSRNHLSGAIPESMTNLSFLDHLDLSYNNLSRTIPSSSQLQSFDALSFIGNDELCGAPLTKKLHKEGRFSRCEPH, via the coding sequence ATGGGCCCTAAGTTTCCAGCATGGCTGCAAACACAAAGATCTCTTCAGAGTCTATACATCTCCAACTCAGGAATTGTGGACGCTGCTCCTAGCTGGTTGTGGAAGTGGGCTTCACAAATTCCACATGTCCTGCATCTCTCTGATAACCAGATATCTGGGGATTTATCTGAAGTTCTGCTGAATAATACTCAGGTCGATCTGAGTTCTAATTGTTTCACAGGCCAGTTACCACATTTATCACAGAACGTTATCGAGTTGAGAATTGCCAACAATCCATTTCCAAGACGGATTTCCTCTTTCTTGTGCAGAAAGGTTAATGGAGGAAGTAAATTGGAGGTCCtcaatttatcaaataactCATTGTCAGGGAAACTTTTGAATTGTTTGATGTATTGGCCATCTCTGACTCATTTGAACCTTGGAGACAACAATCTATCTGGTAAAATTCCCAACTCCATAGGCTCTTTATTTGCTCTCAAAGCATTGCATTTGTACACTAATAGCTTCGTCAGAGATATACCAGTATCACTGCAAAACTGTGCATTTTTGGGCCTTGTGGATTTAGCTGAAAATAAATTCTCAGGGAATATACCAAGTTGGATAGGGGAAATGTCCACTCTAATGGCTCTCTCTTTAAGATCCAATAAATTCATTGGCAACATTCCTCCACAAATATGCCAACTTTCTTCTCTTATAGTGTTGGATCTTGCTAATAATACATTATCAGGAGCCATACCAAATTGCATAAACAATTTTAGTACAATGGCAAGAATGGACACTGCAGTTGATGATAACTTCAAAGTTTTGTTTGATTACAATTACTTGAAGTACGAGGATCTTTCCTTAGTGGTTAAAGGGAGGAAATCAGAGTATGACAGTATTCTTGGACTGGTGAGGACAATTGACTTTTCGAGTAACAATTTGTCAGGATCAATCCCTACTGAAATCTCATGTCTCTCAGGGTTGCGGTTTTTGAACTTGTCTCAAAATCATTTAATTGGAAGGATACCAGAAAAAGTTGGGAGCATGGAAACCTTGGAATCTTTGGATTTGTCAAGAAACCATCTTTCAGGTGCAATTCCTGAAAGCATGACAAATTTATCATTCCTTGATCATTTGGACCTGTCTTACAACAATTTATCACGAACAATACCTTCAAGCAGTCAGCTTCAAAGCTTTGATGCACTTAGCTTCATTGGCAATGATGAACTTTGTGGAGCTCCTCTTACAAAAAAACTGCACAAAGAAGGAAGATTTTCAAGGTGTGAACCACATTGA
- the LOC104882200 gene encoding receptor-like protein EIX2, with the protein MRNSRPIILFPLLCFLSSTISILCDPNTLVCNEKEKHALLRFKKALSNPGNRLSSWSVNQDCCRWEAVRCNNVTGRVVELHLGNPYDADDYEFYRLGGEISPALLELEFLSYLNLSWNDFGGSPIPSFLGSMGSLRYLDLTSVGFGGLVPHQLGNLSTLRHLDLGYNNGLYVENLGWISHLAFLKYLGMNGVDLHREVHWLESVSMFPSLSELHLSDCELNSNKTSSFGSVATSVSECCCVEYC; encoded by the exons ATGAGAAACTCCAGACCCATCATTTTGTTTCCCTTGCTTTGCTTTCTCTCCTCCACCATCTCAATCTTATGTGACCCAAACACTTTGGTTTGCAATGAAAAAGAGAAACATGCCCTTCTAAGATTCAAGAAAGCTCTCTCTAATCCTGGCAACCGGCTCTCATCTTGgtctgtcaatcaagattgttGTAGATGGGAAGCAGTTCGCTGCAACAACGTTACAGGGCGAGTGGTTGAGCTCCATCTCGGTAATCCATATGACGCGGATGATTATGAATTCTATAGATTGGGTGGTGAAATTAGCCCTGCTTTGCTTGAATTAGAATTTTTGAGTTActtgaacttgagttggaaTGATTTTGGAGGTAGTCCAATTCCAAGTTTCCTGGGTTCCATGGGGAGTTTGAGATATCTTGACCTCACCTCTGTTGGATTTGGTGGACTAGTCCCTCATCAGCTTGGAAATCTCTCGACTCTTCGTCACCTGGATCTGGGATATAACAATGGGTTGTACGTTGAGAATCTTGGTTGGATTTCTCATCTTGCTTTTTTGAAGTACCTAGGCATGAATGGGGTTGACCTTCACAGGGAAGTCCATTGGCTTGAATCCGTGTCTATGTTCCCTTCTCTTTCAGAGCTGCACTTGTCCGATTGTGAACTTAATAGCAATAAAACTTCATCTTTCGG GTCGGTTGCCACGTCTGTCTCCGAATGTTGTTGTGTTGAATATTGCTAA
- the LOC132255312 gene encoding receptor-like protein EIX2 — translation MHLKYEDLSLVVKGRKSEYDSILALVRAIDFSSNNLSGSIPAEISSLSGLRFLNLSENHLIGRIPEKVGSMETLESLDLSRNHLSGAIPESMTNLSFLDHLDLSYNNLLGTIPSSTQLQSFDAHSFIGNDELCGAPLTKNCTKKEDFQGVNHIEESREDFINAVLYSILSTMSFDVMS, via the coding sequence ATGCACTTGAAGTACGAGGATCTTTCCTTAGTGGTTAAAGGGAGGAAATCAGAGTATGACAGTATTCTTGCACTGGTGAGGGCAATTGACTTTTCGAGTAACAATTTGTCAGGATCAATCCCTGCTGAAATCTCAAGTCTCTCAGGATTGCGGTTTTTGAACTTGTCTGAAAATCATTTAATTGGAAGGATACCAGAGAAAGTTGGGAGCATGGAAACCTTGGAATCTTTGGATTTGTCAAGAAACCATCTTTCAGGTGCAATTCCTGAAAGCATGACAAATTTATCATTCCTTGATCATTTGGACCTGTCTTACAACAATTTATTAGGAACAATACCTTCAAGCACTCAGCTTCAAAGCTTTGACGCACATAGCTTCATTGGCAATGATGAACTTTGTGGAGCTCCTCTTACAAAAAACTGCACAAAGAAGGAAGATTTTCAAGGTGTGAACCACATTGAAGAAAGCAGAGAAGACTTCATTAATGCTGTTCTTTATAGTATACTTTCTACTATGTCATTTGATGTTATGTCATAA
- the LOC132255313 gene encoding receptor-like protein EIX1, with translation MVRWEAVRCNNVTGRVFELHLGNPYDTDDLEFNSKFELGGEISPALLELEFLSYLNLSLNDFGGSPIPSFLGSMGSLRYLDLSYAGFGGLVPHQLGNLSTLRHLDLGSNSGLYVENLGWISHLAFLKYLGMDRIDLHREVHWLESMSMFPSLSELHLLGCELDSNMTSSLGYVAKQFGTNKKES, from the exons ATGGTGAG ATGGGAAGCTGTTCGCTGCAACAACGTTACAGGGCGGGTGTTTGAGCTCCATCTCGGTAATCCATATGACACGGATGATTTAGAATTCAATAGCAAGTTCGAGTTGGGTGGTGAGATTAGCCCTGCTTTGCTTGAATTAGAATTTTTGAGTTACTTGAACTTGAGTCTGAATGATTTTGGAGGTAGTCCAATTCCAAGTTTCCTGGGTTCCATGGGGAGTTTGAGATATCTTGACCTCTCCTATGCTGGATTTGGTGGACTAGTTCCTCATCAGCTCGGAAATCTCTCGACTCTTCGTCACCTGGATCTGGGAAGTAACAGTGGGCTGTACGTTGAGAATCTTGGTTGGATTTCTCATCTTGCTTTTTTGAAGTACCTAGGCATGGATAGGATCGACCTTCACAGGGAAGTTCATTGGCTTGAATCCATGTCTATGTTCCCTTCTCTTTCAGAGCTGCACTTGTTGGGTTGTGAACTTGATAGCAATATGACTTCATCTCTCGG GTATGTTGCCAAGCAATTTGGAACAAACAAGAAGGAATCCTAG